The uncultured Cohaesibacter sp. genome segment GCCATGGCGGCGCTCTGCCGTGTGGGGCTGGAGGACTATGCCGACCATTATCCACATATGCTTTCAGGTGGACAGCAGCAACGGGTAGCTCTGGCGCGCGCCATTGCACCGCGCCCCAGTATCTTGTTGATGGATGAACCTTTTTCAGGTCTCGACAATCGGTTGCGTGACCGGGTGCGGGACGAGACGCTGGCGGTCCTGCGTGAGATCGGGGCGACATGCATCATTGTTACCCATGATCCCGAAGAAGCGCTGCGGATGAGCGACCGGATCGTTCTTTTGCGCGATGGGCGGATAGTCCAATATGCGAAGCCGGAAGAGCTTTACTATCATCCCGTCAATCATTGGGCTGCACGCTTTTTCTCCGATCTCAATGAAATTGAAGGTGTTTATCGCTCTGGCAAGGCCAGATCGGTGATAGGGGACTTTGCCTGCGAGGGCTTTGAAGAGGAGCAGCCACTGATGGTCTGCATTCGCCAGCAGGGCATCAAGATGCATGTGGCGATTGACGACAATTATGTGCCAGCCATTGCCGCAAGGGTGCGCCGGCGGATGTTTCTTGGCGAGGTGGATCTCTATGAGATCTCGGTCAAGGGAGTGGAGCATTCCTTTTTTGTGCGCTCCGGGACAGGGCAGATATTCAGTGTTGGCGAGAATATCGGTGTATCCTTTCGTAAAAAAGATGTGCTGATATTTGCCAAGGAAGACTAAAGGGCTTATCTCTCTAGGTAACAGTGCCAACAAACCAGGCATAAATATAAGCGGGAGCTATGCTTCCCATAACGACAAGATCAATTACAGGGAATTCAAATGGGACAGATTGGTATCTGGCAGATTGTCATCATCGCGGTTGTGGTCGTATTGCTGTTCGGTCGTGGCAAAATCTCCGAATTGATGGGTGATGTGGCCAAAGGCATCAACAGCTTTAAAAAAGGCCTCAAAGACGAAGATACCCCGCAGGACGCGATCGAGAACAAGCCTTCTGAAACGGTTTCTTCTGACAGCGAAGAGAAAAACAAGGTCAGCTGAGACCTGTTATACCTGCCAAGCTTCGGGCCTGTTTGCTTTAAAGCTCTCCGGCGTCGCGCTTTTTCGGTTCTGACCGGGGCAGGTATTGTTTTGCTGCCGTCGTGCGGGTAGGGGTGGTGTGAAGCTTTTGCGCTGCGTTTAGTCGCTGGGCGCTACACCTATTGTCGTTTCTCTTTTGCGGAGCCTTTGTGCATCCATGTTTGATATTGGTTGGACGGAAATACTCGTCATCGTCATTGTTACCATTTTGGTGGTCGGGCCAAAGGAATTGCCCGGTCTGCTGCGGACCATCGGCAAGACGGTGGGCAGCATGCGCAAGATGGCGGGGGACTTCCAAAGTCAGTTCAATGAAGCCTTGCGGGAAGCGGAGCTTGACGACGTCAAGAATACCATTGGCGACGTGCGCAAGCTGAACCCGACCAATGCCATCAAGGATGCTGTGACCAAGGAAATTGGCTCTCTTAATGACGTCAAAGAGGAACTGAAAAAGGACCTCAACGAAAATACCTGGGACTATGACGAAGCCATGGCTGATGTGGCGGCACGCAAAGAAGCCGCCAATACAGCGGCTGCGGATCTGGTTGATGAAGGCGAGACCCAGCCTGTCCCTGAAGCAATTACTGTCGCTTCCCCTGAGCCTGTTTCTAAGTCCGTATCAGAGGCTGCCCCTGATGCTCCTTCTGTTGATGCCCCGGCTGACGGGGAAAAAACGTCTGCTGACAAAACCAGCGCAAAGGCCGATTGAATGACTGAAAGTGAAAAAGAGCTGATCGAGGAGAGCAAGGCTCCGTTGATCTCGCATTTGATCGAATTGCGCAGCCGACTGATGAAAGCGGTCATCGCTGTCGTTATAGCCTTCCTGATCTGCTTCTTCTTTGCCGCTGATATTTTCAATATTCTGATCATCCCTTACGAGACTGCTGTGGGTGAGTCGCGTCAGGTCGAAATGATCTTCACTGCACCGCAGGAATATTTCTTCACCCAGCTGAAACTGGCTCTATTCGGGGCTCTGTTCATCGCCTTTCCGATCATTGCCAGCCAGATCTATATGTTCATGGCACCGGGGCTTTATAAGCATGAGCGGCAGGCCTTTGTCCCGTTTCTGATCGCCACGCCGATCCTGTTTGCCATCGGGGCTTCGCTGGTCTTTTTCGTGGTCATGCCGCTGGCGATGCAATTCTTCCTGTCGATGGAGCAGACCGGGGAAGGGGTCGCGCATATTACCCACTTGCCGAAAGTGAGTGAATATCTCGGCTTGATCATGACCCTGATCTTTGCCTTCGGATTGGTGTTCCAGTTGCCGGTGGTGTTGACCTTGCTGGCGCGTGCCGGGCTGGTGGATGCCGAGGGCCTCAAGGCCAAGCGGAAATATGCCGTGGTGGCGACCTTCGTGATGGCTGCGGTTTTGACCCCGCCGGATCCTGTCAGTCAGCTTGGATTGGCGGTGCCAACGTTGCTGCTCTACGAGCTGTCGATCTGGTCGGTGCGGCTGGTTGAGAAAAGGCGCCTTGAAAAGGAACTGGAAGGCGAAGAATTCTCCAAAGAGTGAATTTTGACTTCGGGCGGCTTTGCCGCCCGTTTTGTTACGCCCACTATGTTCGCATGATTTCGTTGCGCAAGTGACACAGTTTGTGGGTTACTCGCTTGAAAGACGGTCCGGCCTTGCGCGGGGGTTGCGTCTTCTGATGCCATTACCTATTTTTCGCGCGGCCATCAATCTATCGTCGACTCGCCTCCTTCCTGATTTTCTCATCAGACTTGATTTGTCTTTTCAGGGTGGAGCCTTGAGACTAAGGTGGCGTCGAGTGGGGCGGTCATCATGTCCGCTTCCCATGATTTTGTGACAGTGCAACAAACGGAACTAGTGTCATGTTTGATATCAAATGGATACGCGATAATGCGGAAAGCTTCGATCAAGGTCAGATTGCGCGTGGCGCCGAAGCCTCCTCGTCCCGTTTGATCGCACTGGATGACGCGCGGATCGCCCATACCCAGACCTTGCAGGATGCTCAGCAGCGCCGCAATGCCGCGTCGAAAGAAATCGGCAAAGCCAAAGGGGCTGGCGATGAGGAAAAAGCGCAGGCCCTGATGGCCGAAGTGAGCGACTTGAAAAGCATCATTCAGAACGGCGAAACCAAGACCCGTGCCTTGCAGGATGAGCTGAATGAAGCCTTGAGTAGCCTGCCGAACCTTGCGTTGGATGATGTGCCTCCCGGAGCGGATGAAGCGGACAATGTTCTGCATCACAGCTGGGGTGATATCCCCAAGATGGACTTCGAGCCAAAGGAGCATTACGAACTTGGCGAAGCATTGGGCGGGATGGATTTTGAAGCCGCTGCCAAGATTTCCGGTTCGCGCTTTGTTGTTCTGAAGGGCAAGCTGGCGCGGCTGGAACGGGCGATTGGCCAGTTTATGATTGATCTCCATGTCAATGAACATGGATATGATGAAGTGTCTGTGCCAACTCTGGTGCGCTCGGATGCGATGTATGGTACCGGACAGTTGCCGAAATTCTCCGAAGATGCCTTTCATACCGATGATGACCGCTGGCTTATACCGACGTCAGAGGTTCCGCTAACCAATCTGGTGCGTGACAACATCATTGACGGGGATCAGTTGCCCATGCGCTTTACGGCCTTGTCCCAGTGTTTTCGGTCCGAAGCCGGGTCGGCTGGGCGTGATACGCGCGGCATGTTGCGTCAGCACCAGTTCAACAAGGTCGAGATGGTTTCCATCACCGACGAGGACAGCTCTGTTGCCGAACAGGAGCGGATGCTTTCCTGCGCCGAAGCTGTGTTGCAGAAGCTGGGTATTGCCTACCGGGTGATGACCCTCTGCTGTGGCGACATGGGGTTTGGCGCGCGCCGCACGTTCGATATCGAAGCGTGGCTGCCGGGGCAGAATGCCTATCGCGAGATTTCGTCTGTTTCCACCTGCGGCGATTTTCAGGCCCGCCGAATGAACGCCCGCTATCGGGTGCCCGGTGAGAAACATGTGAAATTCGTGCACACGCTGAACGGATCCGGTGTCGCGGTTGGACGTTGCATGATTGCCGTGATGGAAAATTATCAGACTGCCGATGGGTCAATCGTGATTCCTGAGGTTCTGCGACCCTATATGGGTGGCCTTGAGGTGATCAGCGCGTGAGTTTTGTGCGTATCACCATGATGAAGTGGCTCGCTTGACGGGCCTTCGAAGTCGCGCACAAGGGGGTGCGCGACCGTAAATTTTGAAGCAATGAGGGAAAGATGCGTATTCTGCTGACCAATGACGATGGTATCAATGCTCCGGGTCTGGAAGTTCTGGAGAAGATCGCTCGCTCCCTCTCTGATGATGTCTGGATTGTTGCGCCGGAAAGTGAGCAATCGGGGATGTCCCATTCTCTGACGCTGCATGATCCGTTGCGCTTGCGTGAGCTTGGCGAAAAACGCTTTGCGGTGCAGGGCACGCCGACCGATTGCGTGATTATGGGTGTTGGGCATGTCTTGCCGGAAAAACCCGATCTGGTCTTGTCAGGCGTCAACCGTGGGCAGAATATGGCCGAAGATGTGACCTATTCAGGCACTGTGGCCGGTGCGATGGAAGGGGCCTTGCTGGGCATTCGTTCTTTTGCACTCAGCCAGTCCTATGGTTGGCAATCAAAGGATGGTGTTGACTGGACCTGCTCGAGGGAAAAGGGTGCGGAAGTCGTCAAAAGCCTGCTCGATCATGATCTTCCTTTCCAGACCCTGCTCAATATCAACTTTCCTGATTGCCATCCCGATGACGTGCAAGACATTGTCTTCACCAAGCAGGGACGGCGGGATCAGGCTCAATTGACCGTTGAGCCGCGGGTTGACACCCGTGGGCAGAGCTATTTCTGGCTCGGCTTTCAAGGACGCCGATCTGAACCGCTGCCGGGCACCGATCTTTATGCCATCTATAATCAGCAGATCTCGGTAACACCGCTTAAACTTGATTTGACTGATCAGGTTACTTTGGGCAAGCTTGGGTGAAACTGGTCGGGTTCTTTGTCTTTTATGCTCATGACTTTTAGTAGGTTGTTTGTGCAATAGATTGAAATCTATGGCTTTCTGCGTTTGGTGCGCGTTCAATCAATTGACAGTTTTAGATGCATTTTTAAGGGTTTAGAAAGGATACTGAGGTTTAATTGTAGCCAAGCCTGGGGTGTAGTGCGTTTAAAACCGGTGTTGGCATGAACTATTCAGTATTGCGTAAATGTCTCTCAACAACGTCCATTGTTGCTATTGCAGCAATGCTGACGGCTTGTAGTGGAGATCTGGAGCGGGAATGGGGTGACCCCCAAAAACGGGGTTATACGCCCAATCAGAGAACTGTTTTCACTAATTCAACGAGTCAGGTGCCGGTTCAGACAGCGGCTGTTCAGTCTATGCCGTCTGCTGGTATGCCTGCGCGTCCGGTCACTCAGTCGGCTCCCGTTTATAACGCACCTCGAACGGTCTATGTGACGACACCCCCACAGCAGCAGATCGTGACCAATTCAATCCCGAATGCGACGCCAGTGCCGGTCTATTCGCAACCTATGCCGCCGATTGTTCAGGCAAACGCGCAACCCGTACCGGTGTCCGCCTCAAGCAACCGGGTGCCTGTGTCTGTTCCGGTCACGTCTAATCGAGTGGATTACACCGCTACTGCGTCGGTAAAGCCGAATGTGCTTGGCGGGCCTCCTGTCGTTGTTTCGCGTTTTGACAGCATGCCAAAGGCAGCGCCGCATAAGAATCAGTCGCGTGTTGCTTCCTATCGCAGGCAACCTGTCGCCGCTGCGCCACAGGTGGATGTTCCCGTTGCCTATCAGCCGATGCCACCAAAGCCGGTGGAGCAAAAACGCCGCTTCTCGATTTCAAAATTCTTCTCGTTGCCGAAATCATCGCCAAAACCAAAGGCCGTTGATTACCGTTCGACAGCGTCGATCCAGCCGCCTGCGGCCATTCAGCCTCAGACTTCCAACGCGCCAGTGACCAGAAAAAGCACTCTGAACCAACAGGGTTTTACTGCGCCGCGTACCAGCGGTCATTGGACAAGTGCTGGCGGGTCTATGATTACTGCCTTGCCGGGTGATGATATCCAAAGCCTGTCGCGCCGTTATGGCGTGCCTGAGAAAGCCATCGCCGACATCAACGGTCTGGTGGATCAGAGCTTTATTGCACCGGGTCAGCAGTTGATCATTCCTGTTTATCAGCAGGCCCACGTTCAGCCGACACAGCCCGTGCAGCAGCGCCAGCCGCAGAAACAGGTTCAGAATAGCTGGCAGTCTCCAACTGCCCAGTCGTCCAGCATCCCCACTATGCCGATCGCTTTGCGTGTGCCAAAGGCCAACCCACTGCGTCTGCAAGCTAAAACACCTTATGCCCAACGTATTTCTCGCTATCAGCAGCAGGCAAATGCGCAAAATCGGCATATGGTGATGGCCGGAGACACCTTGAGTGGCATCGCCAGTCGCTATGGTGTGTCGACCCGCGATCTGGCACGGGCCAATGGTCTTTCTCCCAATTCGCGCATTCGGATGGGACAGCGTTTGAAAATCCCGCAAAAGGGCGTTGATTACACCTCTACTGCATCGATCAATCGTCAGCCCACTGTACTGTCGGCTGTTCAGCAGCAGAAAAAGCAGTCGCCCTTGCGGTTGTCGAAACTGCCAAAAGTCAAGCCACGGTCCATCTCTTCTGCAAAATCGAAGGTGACCCGGCAGAAGGTGGCATCGTTAAAACAGCCGGTTGGTTTGCCAGATAAAGTCATGTCCGATGTGCCGACCAAGCCTGCCGCCAAACGCGTTGCTACCAAAGATCTGCAATTCCGCTGGCCTGTTCGTGGACGGATCATTTCCAACTATGGCCGCAAGAGGGATGGGGGTCGCAATGACGGCATCAATCTCGCGGTGCCTGAGGGAACGGCTGTTCGTGTGGCAGAAAGTGGAACGGTCATTTATGCCGGCGACAAGCTCAAAGGCTACGGCAATCTGGTTTTGGTCCAGCATAGCAATGGCTATGTGACAGCCTATGCGCATAATGACAGGGTCATGGTCAATAAAGGCCAACAGGTCCGTCGTGGTCAGATCATCTCGCAGGCCGGTCGGTCCGGGGATGTGGATAGCCCGCAGTTGCATTTTGAATTGCGGATCAAGGGTGATCCTGTGGATCCCGTTCCTTATCTCGTCAGCAGTTGATGCAAGTATGATTTCATGACAATCGGGGCGCATATGCGCCCCTTTTTGTATATGGGGCAATCAGAGCGACGGTCCGGTTCATGCTTCAATTGGTATGATGGGCGGCGTGAAAACTCACATATCGGGTGCCACCGGACAGGTCGATAAGGCTCACTATTTGCGGAAATTGGCGGTCCCTCCACACCTGATTGGCGCTTTTTGGCTGTTCCGATTTCAACAAATATTGAAACCGCCTATAGTTAATGGATAACCGAATCATGTTCACGGCGGAGCATGAGTCGGTCATCGACCTAGTTTGTCAGTAGTTTCGGGTGAGGCCATGTCGAATTCCAGTGCAGCTAAAGAACCCTCGATGGAGGAAATTCTGGCGTCCATTCGTCGCATTATTTCCGACGAGGAAGCTGCCATTAGTCAAGAGAGCGCGCCTGAACCTGAGCCGGAGATGCCTGCGGGTGACACCGAGCTGAGCCAGGATGATCTGGATGCGCTGTTTGACAGTCCTGCTCCGGAACCAGAGCCTGAACCCGAGCCAGAGTCGGAGCCTGAGGAAGATCTTGAAATGGACATGGCGGCGGCCATGGCGGCGGAAGCTGATGAACCGGAAGAAGATGTTCTAGAGCTTCAGAGTGATTGGCAAGAGCCCGACATTGTCGAGCCTCATGACGATGACCTGATGTTTGCGGAAAAAGAACCCGAGCCAGAGCCGGAACCTGCTCAGCCTGAAGCGTCTGACTTCGAACAGATGGTTCATGAAACGCTGGAGCAAAAGGTACCCGAAATGCTCAAGGCGAGCATGGAGAGCGAACCGACACCAACGGGACCTTTGCCTGATGTCGGGCGCGGATCGCCTTTGGTATCCGATGAGGTGTCTTCCATTGTCACCAATGCCTTTGGCAATCTGACCCACACGATCCTGTCGAGCAATCCGCGCACCATGGAAAATGTGGTCGAGGATATGTTGCGTCCAATGCTGAAGGCCTGGCTCGATCAGAATTTGCCGATCATGGTGGAGCGGCTTGTCCGCGCCGAGATCGAGCGAGTGTCCAGGGGTGAGCAGCATTTTCGCTGATCACCCGGACCAATCTGATTTCTGAGATCTATCTTTCCCTAAATGGATGCTTTTGCGTCCTTTTTGTGCGTGAAATATGCGTCAGTTGGCGCAAGATTGCGCGCAAGCCCCTGCAAATGGTTGACAGGCCGGGGCGGAATGGGATTTACACCTTACCCGAGACTTTTTTGATCAGGCTTGGCTTGTGTCGGCCCGGATCGGACATGTGAGAGACAGGCGAGGGGCTTGCCCCGCTCAATGCCTGCGATATGGAAGTATGATGTTGGAGAAAACATTCGATGCGGCGGCGGTTGAGCCGCGCCTTTATGATGCGTGGGAAGAAACCGGTGCCTTCAAGGCGGGCGCTGGCAAGAAGGACGGGCAGGACAGCTTCTGCATCGTGATCCCACCGCCGAATGTGACCGGTTCGCTCCATATGGGCCATGCGCTCAACAATACCCTTCAGGATGTAATGATCCGCTACCATCGCATGCATGGCAAGGATGTGCTTTGGCAGCCGGGCATGGACCATGCGGGCATTGCCACGCAGATGGTTGTTGAGCGCCAGTTGGCAGCCAACAAGGAGCCATCGCGCCGCGAGATGGGCCGCGAGAAATTTCTTGAGCGTGTCTGGCAGTGGAAGGGCGAGTCTGGTGGCACCATCTTCAACCAGCTGCGCCGTTTGGGTGCGACTGCTGACTGGTCGCGCGAGCGCTTCACGATGGATGAGGGCCTGTCGAAGGCCGTTCAGAAGGTTTTCATTGAGCTATATAATGACGGCCTGATCTATCGTGGCAAGCGGCTGGTTAACTGGGACCCGAAATTTGAAACTGCGATTTCCGATCTCGAAGTGGAGAATAAGGAAGTTGACGGCCATATGTGGCACTTCAAGTATCCGCTGGCAGGGGGGAAGACCTACACCTACACGGAGAAGGATGAAGACGGCAACATCACCTTCCAGGAAGAGCGTGACTATATTTCGATTGCCACGACCCGGCCTGAAACCATGCTGGGTGACGGCGCTGTTGCTGTTCATCCGTCTGATGAGCGCTATGCTCCGATTGTTGGCAAATTCTGTGAGATTCCGGTTGGTCCAAAAGAGCATCGCCGCCTGATCCCGATCATCACCGACGAATATCCAGATCCTGAGTTCGGGTCCGGTGCGGTAAAAATCACCGGCGCGCATGATTTCAACGACTATCAGGTTGCGCGTCGCGGCAATATTCCTTGTTACCGGCTGATGGATGTGAAAGCCGCGCTGCGTGCCGATGGTGCACCGTATGCGGATTGTTCCGCGCTGGCCGTTTCCATTGCCAAGTCCGGTGAGCTGCCGAGCGAGACGGAAGTGGATGCAATCAACCTTGTGCCCGATGAGTATCGCGGTCTGGATCGCTTTGAAGCGCGCAACCGGATTGTTGCTGCCATCAATGCCGAAGGCCTTTGCGTCTTTGCCAAGGATGAAGACGGCACGGAAGTGCCTTATGTCGAAAGCAAGAAAATCATGCAGCCATTCGGTGACCGTTCCGGCGTTGTCATCGAACCGATGCTGACCGATCAGTGGTTTGCCGACGCGAAGACGCTGGCCGAGCCAGCCATTGCGTCCGTGCGTGAGGGTCGCACCAAATTTGTGCCGCAGAATTGGGAAAAGACCTATTTCGAGTGGATGGAAAATATCGAGCCATGGTGTATTTCCCGTCAGCTCTGGTGGGGCCATCAGATCCCGGCATGGTATGGTCCGGAAGAATCCGTCTTTGTTGCCTATACTGAAGAAGAGGCGATGGAGCAGGCTAAGGCGAAGTTTGGCAAGGCCGTCGAGCTGACCCGCGATCCTGACGTGCTCGACACTTGGTTCTCCTCTGCTCTTTGGCCATTCTCAACCTTGGGCTGGCCGGACAAAACGCCTGAGTTGGAGCGTTATTACCAGACCGACGTTCTGGTCACCGGTTTTGACATCATCTTCTTCTGGGTTGCTCGCATGATGATGATGTCGATGCATTTCATGAAGCAAGAGCCGTTCCACACGGTCTATGTTCATGCGCTGGTGCGCGATGAGCATGGCGCGAAGATGTCCAAGTCTAAGGGCAATGTCATCGATCCTCTGGATCTGGTTGAAGAATATGGCGCGGATGCCGTTCGCTTCACCTTGACGGCGATGGCCGCGCAAGGCCGCGATATCAAACTGGCCACCAGCCGTGTTGCCGGTTACCGTAATTTCGGCACCAAGCTTTGGAATGCGACACGCTTCACCCAGATGAATGGCTGTGCCCGCGTGGAAGGGTTCGACCCTAACAAGGTCAAGGAAACCATCAACCGCTGGATCGTCACCGAAGTGGCCAAGACCGCGAAGGAAGTCTCCGACGCGATCGAGACCTATCGCTTCAACGATGCGGCCAACGGGCTCTATCGCTTTGTCTGGAACCTTTATTGCGACTGGTATATCGAGCTGTCAAAGCCTGTTTTGCAGGCGGAAGGCGAAAGCGCTGCGAAAACTGAAACGCAGGCTTGTGCTGCGTGGGTGCTGGATCAGATTTGTTTGCTGCTTCATCCGCTGATGCCATTCATCACCGAAGAGCTGTGGGCTGAAACTGGCAAGACCGGTCCGGCGCGCGATGGCCTGCTGATCCTTGAAAGCTGGCCGAGCTATGACATTGTCGACACGGGTGCAGCCGACGAGATCAACTGGCTGGTTGATGTCATCACGGCGGTGCGTTCGGTGCGTTCGGAAATGAATATTCCACCTTCGAGCCAGCTGAAGCTGGAAATCGTTGGAGCCAGTGAGGAAACCAAGGCGCGGCTTGCCAATCAGGATGCGGTGCTCAAGCGGCTGGCGCGCGTTGAAGACATCAAGATCTCTGACGATGTGCCGCAAGGCGCCGCACAGGTGGTGGTCAATGAAGCCACGATTGCGTTGCCATTGGCAGGTGTGATCGATCTCTCCGCTGAAAAGGCGCGCCTTGAGAAAGAGATCGACAAAATCACCAAAGTGGCTGGTAAATTCGAAGCCAAGCTGGGCAATGAGAAGTTTCTTGCCAATGCTCCCGATCACATTGTCGCCGAGCAAAAAGCAAAACTTGCAGAGCAGAATGCTCTGAAGGCGAAAGTGCAGGAAGCTCTTGAGCGCATTCTTGCCGCTCTGTAGATTGCTTCTATAAATGGTCAAAAGCCCCGGTCACTGGTGTGATCGGGGCTTTTCTGTTTGAGCGAATTGTTGTTGGTAAGCAAGAACCGGGCTGTCTGCTTGTTGATCATTTCCTAGGGTGCTCATCCTGTATCCTACCCTATGAGGAATGACCCATGACGTTTCAAATTTCCGGATTGGCCCCTGATCTGTTCTCCCATCTCTTTTCGCTGTCAGATGACGCCCTCCAGCAGCAGGATATCCAGCGCTGCAAGGTGGATGAGAATTCAGGCTTTCCCGATCGCATCGGCTTGAGAGATATGGAGGTCGGGGAGACGGCCCTCTTGCTGAATTATGAGCATTTGCCCGTCAAGTCTCCCTATCGATCCCGCCACGCCATTTTCATCAGTGAAACGCCGCAGGCGGCAGCCCATTATGTGGACGAGGTGCCTTTGTCTCTCGTCAATCGGATCATTTCGTTACGTGCTTTTGATGAAGCCGATCACATCATTCAGGCAGATCTTGCCTCTGGCCCGGATATCAAGCCAATGATTGAAGCGATGTTGCAAGATCCGTCTGTCAGCTACATCCATGCCCATTTTGCCAAGCCGGGCTGCTTTGCAGCGGAAATTCGCCGCACTTGAGGGGCCAATTCGTTAGGCGCACATCTGGGCTTTCAAATGTCTGTCGTCACGCTGGCGACAGGCACTTGGTCTCTGTCCAAACTGGTGTGGAGGGTGCTGGACGTTTCAAATTCGTTCAGGCATAGTCGGCTGACAAAGGACAATCTGGTCTTGGATTGAAAAGCAAAAGGTCGATTCAAGGCGCAGGTTGGCGCACGAGCAGATAGTCAATTCCCAAGGATATTCATGGCTGATCCGATTTCCGATCTCATTCTCCGCGTGGCCTTGCGTGATCGGTCGGCGTTTGCTGCGCTGTATGAGGCGACCAGTGCGAAACTTTTTGGCATCTGTCTTCGTGTCTTGAAAGACAGGCCTGAAGCGGAAGAGGCCTTGCAGGAAGCCTATGTGAAGATCTGGAACAATGCCTCGCGCTTTTCTGTCACGGCAAACAGCCCAATCTCCTGGCTCGCTGCGATCGCACGCAACAATGCCATTGATCGGCTGAGGGCAAGACGCCCGGAAACGGTGGAGCTTGATGAAGAGCTGGCAGGCGCTGACGAGAGCCCCGATCCGGAACGACTGGTGATAAGCAGCGAGACGGGGGCGCTGATTTCGACCTGTCTTGAAGAGCTTGAAGCAAACCGTGCCGACGCGGTCCGGGGTGCCTATCTCGATGGATATAGCTATCAGGAACTGGCCGATCAATTCAGTGTGCCCCTCAATACAATGCGGACTTGGCTGCGACGCAGCCTCATTTCCTTACGAAAGTGTCTTGAAGCATGACTGTGGAAGAGAAAATGGATCGCAATGACAGGCTGCTGGCGGCGGAATATGCGCTTGGCGTGCTGCCTCATGCCGAGCGAGAAGTCTTTTCCGCGCGTCTCAAGCATGAGGCCGATTTGCGGGCAGAGGTTGAGTTCTGGCAGGGCCACTATGAGCCATTGTCCGACACGATTGAACCGGTAACGCCGCCTGCAGGGCTGTTCAGCCAGATCGAGCAGCAACTGTTCGGAGAGGCTGCCAGCTCGCAACTGTCCAACGAGAAAAGCAACCGGCTCTGGTCAAGTCTTGGCTTCTGGCGCGGACTCGCTTTTGCGTCACTGGTCGGATTGGCCCTTGTGACGACACTGTTCTTTGTCCCCCTTCAAACCACGGACGCACCGACCGCCGCCTATGTGGCTGATCTTACCGGGGAGCAGGATCTGGTTCGCCTTGTTGCGTTATATGAGCAGGGGTCCGGCCAGCTGAGGCTTAATCGAACAAAAGGCGAGGCAGCTTCGGATCGCGATTTCGAGCTTTGGTTGATTGAGGGTGACAATCCGCCGGTTTCGCTTGGCGTCTTGCCACGAGCGTTAAAAGCCGTGCTTGAAGTGCCAGAAGCCCTGCGGGCAAAAATCCCTGGTGGCGTGCTGGCAATCAGT includes the following:
- a CDS encoding ABC transporter ATP-binding protein; its protein translation is MNAERKNGDWGDRGTARATFAAGLTFQSVACSFDGLEVLKDISLSIKPGEVISLLGQSGSGKTTLLRIAAGIERQTAGAVLINDLDVSSDRTFVPPEKRSVGLMFQDYALFPHLSILRNVMFGLTDLPAKASETEAMAALCRVGLEDYADHYPHMLSGGQQQRVALARAIAPRPSILLMDEPFSGLDNRLRDRVRDETLAVLREIGATCIIVTHDPEEALRMSDRIVLLRDGRIVQYAKPEELYYHPVNHWAARFFSDLNEIEGVYRSGKARSVIGDFACEGFEEEQPLMVCIRQQGIKMHVAIDDNYVPAIAARVRRRMFLGEVDLYEISVKGVEHSFFVRSGTGQIFSVGENIGVSFRKKDVLIFAKED
- a CDS encoding twin-arginine translocase TatA/TatE family subunit, which produces MGQIGIWQIVIIAVVVVLLFGRGKISELMGDVAKGINSFKKGLKDEDTPQDAIENKPSETVSSDSEEKNKVS
- the tatB gene encoding Sec-independent protein translocase protein TatB, encoding MFDIGWTEILVIVIVTILVVGPKELPGLLRTIGKTVGSMRKMAGDFQSQFNEALREAELDDVKNTIGDVRKLNPTNAIKDAVTKEIGSLNDVKEELKKDLNENTWDYDEAMADVAARKEAANTAAADLVDEGETQPVPEAITVASPEPVSKSVSEAAPDAPSVDAPADGEKTSADKTSAKAD
- the tatC gene encoding twin-arginine translocase subunit TatC, with the protein product MTESEKELIEESKAPLISHLIELRSRLMKAVIAVVIAFLICFFFAADIFNILIIPYETAVGESRQVEMIFTAPQEYFFTQLKLALFGALFIAFPIIASQIYMFMAPGLYKHERQAFVPFLIATPILFAIGASLVFFVVMPLAMQFFLSMEQTGEGVAHITHLPKVSEYLGLIMTLIFAFGLVFQLPVVLTLLARAGLVDAEGLKAKRKYAVVATFVMAAVLTPPDPVSQLGLAVPTLLLYELSIWSVRLVEKRRLEKELEGEEFSKE
- the serS gene encoding serine--tRNA ligase, which produces MFDIKWIRDNAESFDQGQIARGAEASSSRLIALDDARIAHTQTLQDAQQRRNAASKEIGKAKGAGDEEKAQALMAEVSDLKSIIQNGETKTRALQDELNEALSSLPNLALDDVPPGADEADNVLHHSWGDIPKMDFEPKEHYELGEALGGMDFEAAAKISGSRFVVLKGKLARLERAIGQFMIDLHVNEHGYDEVSVPTLVRSDAMYGTGQLPKFSEDAFHTDDDRWLIPTSEVPLTNLVRDNIIDGDQLPMRFTALSQCFRSEAGSAGRDTRGMLRQHQFNKVEMVSITDEDSSVAEQERMLSCAEAVLQKLGIAYRVMTLCCGDMGFGARRTFDIEAWLPGQNAYREISSVSTCGDFQARRMNARYRVPGEKHVKFVHTLNGSGVAVGRCMIAVMENYQTADGSIVIPEVLRPYMGGLEVISA
- the surE gene encoding 5'/3'-nucleotidase SurE, translating into MRILLTNDDGINAPGLEVLEKIARSLSDDVWIVAPESEQSGMSHSLTLHDPLRLRELGEKRFAVQGTPTDCVIMGVGHVLPEKPDLVLSGVNRGQNMAEDVTYSGTVAGAMEGALLGIRSFALSQSYGWQSKDGVDWTCSREKGAEVVKSLLDHDLPFQTLLNINFPDCHPDDVQDIVFTKQGRRDQAQLTVEPRVDTRGQSYFWLGFQGRRSEPLPGTDLYAIYNQQISVTPLKLDLTDQVTLGKLG
- a CDS encoding peptidoglycan DD-metalloendopeptidase family protein is translated as MTNSIPNATPVPVYSQPMPPIVQANAQPVPVSASSNRVPVSVPVTSNRVDYTATASVKPNVLGGPPVVVSRFDSMPKAAPHKNQSRVASYRRQPVAAAPQVDVPVAYQPMPPKPVEQKRRFSISKFFSLPKSSPKPKAVDYRSTASIQPPAAIQPQTSNAPVTRKSTLNQQGFTAPRTSGHWTSAGGSMITALPGDDIQSLSRRYGVPEKAIADINGLVDQSFIAPGQQLIIPVYQQAHVQPTQPVQQRQPQKQVQNSWQSPTAQSSSIPTMPIALRVPKANPLRLQAKTPYAQRISRYQQQANAQNRHMVMAGDTLSGIASRYGVSTRDLARANGLSPNSRIRMGQRLKIPQKGVDYTSTASINRQPTVLSAVQQQKKQSPLRLSKLPKVKPRSISSAKSKVTRQKVASLKQPVGLPDKVMSDVPTKPAAKRVATKDLQFRWPVRGRIISNYGRKRDGGRNDGINLAVPEGTAVRVAESGTVIYAGDKLKGYGNLVLVQHSNGYVTAYAHNDRVMVNKGQQVRRGQIISQAGRSGDVDSPQLHFELRIKGDPVDPVPYLVSS